The Epilithonimonas zeae genome contains the following window.
TGACTCGAACAATGGTGAAAACAGAAACATCATCATCGAAAACAATACTTTCGGGTTTTGCCACTCTGTTCTCACTTGCGGAAGCGAATCAATTCATAATTATAACGTCATTTTAAGAAATTCTACCGTGAAAGATGCTTCAAGGTTATTACACCTAAAAATGCGTCCTGACACGCCTCAACATTACGAATATTTGACTGTTGACAATATTAAAGGAAACGTGAAAACCTTCATTTATGTAAAAGGCTGGAATCAGTTTTTTGATTTAAAAGGCGAAGCAAGACCTAAAAAAGGTTTAGCGAATAATATCACTGTCAAAAATATAGATTTAAGTTGCGAGACAGCGTTCTCCATTGAAAAATCAGATTTGTTTGATTTAAAAGATTTCACTTTTGAAAATTTTAAAGTTAAAGCTCTGAAACCTGAAATGGAAAACTTGAATAATATTCAGAATTTGAAACAAAAAAATATTAAAGTGGAGCAAGTTGCTTCTCTTACGCAATCTTACGATAAAAAAGACGACTCAGACATTGCTGCAAAATAATGAGTTTTTCTTCCAAAATATTCGCTTTTTTATGTGTCTGTTCACAGCTTTTATTTTCTCAGTCTAAAGAAATTCAATTCTTAACTGGGAAAGATGCAGAGCATACCAAAGAATGGGGTTTTTGGATAAATTCAGGAAGAAAATCGGGAAGTTGGGATAAAATAAACGTGCCTTCTCATTGGGAACAACAAGGTTTTGGTTCTTACAATTATGGTCGTGATTATGTGACTTACGGCAAAAATTTCAAGTTTCACGATGAAACAGGTTTGTATAAACATAAGTTTACAGTTCCCAATTCTTGGAAAGGAAAAACCATCAACATCGTTTTCGAGGGTTCAATGACGGACACGGAAGTGAAAATCAATGGGAAATCGGCTGGAGAAATTCATCAGGGCGCTTTTTATGAATTTAAATATGATATTTCAGATGAAATTAAGTTTGGAAATGAAAATATTCTCGAAGTAAAAGTCTCCAAAATGTCGGCAGATAAATCGGTCAACAATGCAGAACGTCTTGCGGATTATTGGATTTTAGGAGGGATTTTTCGACCTGTTTATTTGGAAGCAAATCCGAAAGAACATATTTTGTCAACAGCTATTGAAACTAGAGCAGACGGAACTTTCTGTTCAAATATTTATTTAAATGAAATTAATTCCACTAATAATATAAAAGTAGAATTATTCGATATTAAAAATAATTTAGTTGGAGAATCTAAGATTTCAATTCAAAAAGGCGATACTTTAAAACAGATTCAATTTTCGATTAAGAATCCAAAACTCTGGACGGCCGAAACACCCAATTTATACAAAGCGAAATTCAGTTTACATAAAAACAAAAAAATAGTCAGTCAAACCGAAGAAAAATTCGGTTTCAGAACCATAGAAATCCGAAAAGGCGACGGAATTTTCATTAACGGAACAAAGGTGAAAATGAAAGGTATTAACCGGCACGTTTGGTGGCCTGAAACCGGACGTGCTGTCAACAAAAACATCGATTTGATGGACGTTCAGCTCATCAAAGAAATGAATATGAATGCCGTTCGTTGCTCTCATTATCCGCCGAATAAATCGTTTTTAAAAATTTGCGATTCGCTCGGTTTATATGTTTTGGATGAATTGGCGGGTTGGCAAAAAAAATACAGTACAGAAGTCGGGAAAAAGTTGGTGAAAGAAATGGTTGTGAGAGATGCCAATCATCCTTCGATTATTTTCTGGAGCAACGGAAACGAAGGCGGACATAATTTTGATTTGGATGCAGAATTTGCAAAATACGACTTGTCAAACCGTCCCGTTATTCACGCACATCACAAGCCTGGAAACGCTTTCAACGGAATCGACTGCAATCATTACGAAGATTATTACAGCACAAAAAAAATCCTAGAAGGCGAAAATATTTATATGCCGACCGAATTTTTACACGCACAGGACGACGGCGGTGGCGGAACTTCACTAGCCGATTACTGGGAACTACATTGGAACTCCAAAAAAGGAGCGGGCGGTTTTTTATGGGCTTTTGCCGATGAAGGTTTGGCAAGAACAGATTTCAACAATCAGATTGATGTGAATGCAATCAACGCTCCCGACGGAGTTT
Protein-coding sequences here:
- a CDS encoding glycoside hydrolase family 2 protein — translated: MSFSSKIFAFLCVCSQLLFSQSKEIQFLTGKDAEHTKEWGFWINSGRKSGSWDKINVPSHWEQQGFGSYNYGRDYVTYGKNFKFHDETGLYKHKFTVPNSWKGKTINIVFEGSMTDTEVKINGKSAGEIHQGAFYEFKYDISDEIKFGNENILEVKVSKMSADKSVNNAERLADYWILGGIFRPVYLEANPKEHILSTAIETRADGTFCSNIYLNEINSTNNIKVELFDIKNNLVGESKISIQKGDTLKQIQFSIKNPKLWTAETPNLYKAKFSLHKNKKIVSQTEEKFGFRTIEIRKGDGIFINGTKVKMKGINRHVWWPETGRAVNKNIDLMDVQLIKEMNMNAVRCSHYPPNKSFLKICDSLGLYVLDELAGWQKKYSTEVGKKLVKEMVVRDANHPSIIFWSNGNEGGHNFDLDAEFAKYDLSNRPVIHAHHKPGNAFNGIDCNHYEDYYSTKKILEGENIYMPTEFLHAQDDGGGGTSLADYWELHWNSKKGAGGFLWAFADEGLARTDFNNQIDVNAINAPDGVLGPHREKEGSFYSIREIYSPVKIDLKTLPNDFNGIIPVENRYHFTNLNECQFEWKLIKFKTPFSSESGFDVIKTGKIESPNIQPTEKGTVNLNLPQNWKESEGLLLTATDSFGKEIYTWTWKLKLNNEISNQFSESLTKEFPVSIVENDVEFILKSDEKEFAIEKKDGLLKSIIVDKKGKKMTFKNGPVFVNGAMELSSIKSFAEGQNQLIEINYKNGNKIIWKLNPNGILELNYEYSLSGDYQFSGVSFDYPENYVISAKWLGKGPYHVWKNRTQGQTYNVWQNLRNSTRTGVSPWIYPEFKGYFDDVSWLQLNTAEGKISVGTKEEKMFVRLFDFYGIYGAEGYPKLPSGNISFLDAIPPLGTVLAFNINNDTSTLGPESEPNHLNGTFKRTLYFYFGLPDLGDENKQFTMPKENILTD